Genomic window (Musa acuminata AAA Group cultivar baxijiao chromosome BXJ1-9, Cavendish_Baxijiao_AAA, whole genome shotgun sequence):
gtcgatcgatcgatcgatcgggtATATATTAGCATCGGTTCCATAGATAATATTCTTTGAAATAATATTAAATCAAGAAATATTTCCTTGGCCACTCTATTTAAATTGGAGCCTTTGGGATATAATTTCTAAGCTGAAACACTTACCATAATTTCACATTAGAGAGTCACTTAGATCTCTTAAGAACATAACATGAGGTTCGAAGGGCTCTCAATATTAGGCGGATAGGCGATGTTTGGATGATGATGAATCGATATTGGAGGCCGGAATGAGTGGAATGTTCATTCGTGCCTATGGTAGATGGCATCGATAGCAGACATCCTGAAGACATGGAGCCATGCCTATGGATGGGCCATTCGATCTTGCCTCTGTATCAGGAGATCTGGTTCGCCTGTCCTCGTTGAGGCACCGCCAGGGAACTCTAGATCTTTCATTGGTTGGCAGTTGCGGGCCCCGTGTTCCAAAAGGGTTTGGACGTGTCATAACACATGCGGTGACCTGTCTGTTATGTGGCATTGGATCTATTCGAGACTGCGGTTTTCGAACGCACCGGTGATTCGGCCGGTAATGTAGCGATGTGGCGATGCTGTTTTGGAAATTGCCCTAAaaaatcagagagagagagagagagagagagagagagagagagaggcgctgCACTCCGATCTGTGAGCGTCTTGTCTTCTGATGGGAAAGAAGAACCAATGAGGGAAAGAAAGAGGAAGGGGGCGCTGAAAGGTAAGACTCATGTGGCCATCTGTTGTTAGATTCTCCCATCCGCCTCTCCGTTCCTCACGCCGTTTCTAATGCTCGCTGCCTCCTCGCTCCAGTGAAACCTGAGACTTATTTCCCCGCTGCTTTCCGTTGATCTGCCTCTTTCGACTGCGTCTAGGCTGATATCGGTCCCGTTGGCTTGACGGTGATTCCTCGGATAACAGCTCTTTCCGAGGTATTTGAACCGACACTCCTTTTTTTCCTGCAATGACATCGTAGGCATGGATCGCTCGGTGTTCTGAAGCTGCACAAGGCTTTTGTTTTCTCCCCCACCCTATCTTTCAGAAAAGATGCTCCTTTTAAATTGATTCACTAGATTTGCAATTCGGGTGTTGTTTTCCCCGCCCCATATTTTGAATAGTAAAAAATGGCTTCGTTTAGTATCTATAGTCGAAATGATTACAAATGCTCCGTTCATTCTCTTGCTAAATTGTGACAACGTAAAGAATGGAAAGGTCGATCTCGTTCTCTTCTTGAGTTAATTATCTGTAAATCTTTAGAGTTATTTCTTGATTCTAGATATATACTTCGCATTGCtgattccttttcttctttcttgatttttatttttgtttcgtGTTAATGGGTACTTTGTTGGAGATTGGGTTGGTCGCAAGAGATTGGATTTGGTTGGGTGTCAGGGTTGAGCATAGGTTTAGAATATGTTCAAATGATGACATTACATCACAATAAAATAACTGATACAATTTGTGAGGTATAATTAACTAAACCTTCAAAGAAAACCCCatctaacaaaaaatattttgttaaaaaaaaggTCAAATAAATAATATTCCCATGAGCGAAACGGAATTGGCAAAAGAATATCAAAATCGgaaaacaagaaacaaaaaagaaaggcACCATGAAAAACAATAGTAGAGTCATAAAAGGATTTCGATATACTACAAAAGTTCAATAAAAAGGCTTCACTAGAAATacaaattcaaatattttttagcaAATTtatcaaaaagataaaaaaaattatatagtaatATAATGCTTTATCCAATACATTATAGGAAAGGATTAGTTTTAATGGGGAAGGGTCTGCTGTTTCATTATACCAAGACCCAAATCTCAAAATTTTGGATGGGACTAGTTGTAAACTCATGCCCAATCTGTGAGACCTCATGATCGTACTGCATATGAATAGGCTTTTGGGGAAACAGGTGGTAAAGCCCAGTATTCTACATTGAAGTTCATTTGTAgcaaatttgtttgatttttgaaTATGATTTTGATTGATTAATCCTTCTACAATGACAAATTTAAGGATCCACAACATGTGTACTCTGCAAGGTTTGCATGAATTTGCATCACTGGATGAGATCCATGATCTGTTGGCGCTGGATGAAAtacacaaactaaaatatgaaatGTGAAAAGCACTAGATATGCATATTCctaataatttttaggtaccaatttgaaAAAAAAGTTGATAATGTTTACGGCCGGTGTTTGTTTACACTTCCTTACCAAACAACTTGTTTGTCATGCCATACGATTCATGGGAACCTTTGGGATCTCATGTGATTCCTTGTGTACAGTACATATAAATTCCAATAAATCTTGCTCTTTTCCACTCCATCATTATCTGTGAGACCCTGCAGAAGTGGTGACTTGAATCTGTGAGTTGGGGGTGCGGATGCCTGTGAATAAGGTTAGGGTtttcccttcctcctcctcctcctcctcccttctctcTTCCTTTTGTCCACTCCCTTTATTAGTTTCTTTTTCCTCTCTCATTTTCTTCTTCTCCAGTTGATTCCTGTCGATATTGATGGTGAAAGATATAACTAAAGCAGTTTCTTGGTATGTGTATGCATGTGTGTGTTTCTTTTCAATTTATAGATACAAAATATCTAGCGTATTCTTGTTTTGTAGTTCAAAGATCTATTATTTCATTTGATGATCCTATTCTATCTGATATAATTATTTTCAGAACTTAATCTTGATGTATTTAGTTGTGATGTTTATGCGGATCAGGTCTTTCTGAAGTTTGTAAACATATATCTCAGGTTGAGTCTATAGCTGGTTCCTTTTGTCATGGATAAGATTCCATCAGATTGCCCCTATCCAGGTTGCTTCTTCTGTGTCATGAAGGAAGGCAATCCCAGCAAGCGTAGAACAAGTATTCTGAAGTTCTTCAGAGAGCTTCCGGCACAGGATGATGATGGCCAAGTTCTCCCTGTTAGTGGCCTTTGGAACACTGCCATGGCTCATCCAAATGATCCTGAGTTCATTAATTTGGGAATATTTGAATGCATGACTGCATTAATATGGAAGGGCTTAAAAAACAGGCTTTGGCTTTCACATGACCAGAACATATATATTCCATACTATGCAGCTCATATAATAGGTTCCTACTCAATGAATGTGGAAGAATTTGCTGAAAGAGCGGTTCATGCTGGAGTCATTCCTCCCTTGGTTGAGCTTTTAAGAGGTAGACTTACCTGGGTGGAGCAGAGGGTAGCAGTCAGGGCACTGGGGCACTTGGCAACTTATTCTAGTACATTTCCAGCAGTTGCAAGTCATGGGGAAGTCCTCGAGCTTGCCATTCAGCTCGCATCAAGTTCTCTAGAGATTGTCTATTCTCACTTTTACCAGTTTGTGGATAGGAGAATAAGCTACCATTGTGATCTGCTTACTCGTGGTATGGGAGGCGTGGAAATGGAATCCAGGAAGGCAGAGGAATGGGCCAGCCAGCTGCAATGCTGGTCTCTTCAGCTTATCAATTGCTTTGCTTTTAAGCCAGAATTTCTCTTTGACATATGCAAGCCAGAATTTTTGGTCAAATTACCAGCCATGTGGGGTGGACTTGTTAATGAGAACTCACCAGCAGGTATTGGTTTACTGCACACAATTTGTCAACACAAGCTTGGCAGGGGTCCTGTTGCTAACTGTCCTGGTGTTATCGAAGCACTATGTAACATTGCTCGATCATCAGATGACTGGCAGTATATGGCTATCGACTGTCTTCTTTGGTTACTTGAAGACCAGAGCACTTCAAACAAGGTAAGGCAATAATAGATTCCTTGTATTCCATGAAATATTAGGCTGTTTATTGCTTTGTCATGAAAGAAATTGCATAGATTGGTGAGTGGCTAGTTTGTACACTTCAATGTGCACTGCATAGGTTGTTCCATCTCCTAGCTtctaagagattttttttttttgcattatttTACTTGTTCAACTTCCTAATTGAACTTTCTTATGACAAATATGCATAAGTTACTTCTTTCAGTTGCATCTGGCTATGTTGGCATTCTAATCTGAGATTCAGTAAATCAGAGTTGCACACCATTCAAAATATCTTGGTCAAATTTATATGGTATGTATAAAACTCTCCTGCAAATGATTCCTTACCTATATAACATCAAGATGTGGCTTGATTTTACAGGATGGCTGCTATAGAGGGGACATACGAAATTGTAAAACGTAGAATAGGCAGTCTTGAAGCAGTTATATCCAAGTCATGTTGTCACTGAGCTTagtcataaaatttatt
Coding sequences:
- the LOC135593119 gene encoding uncharacterized protein LOC135593119, which encodes MDKIPSDCPYPGCFFCVMKEGNPSKRRTSILKFFRELPAQDDDGQVLPVSGLWNTAMAHPNDPEFINLGIFECMTALIWKGLKNRLWLSHDQNIYIPYYAAHIIGSYSMNVEEFAERAVHAGVIPPLVELLRGRLTWVEQRVAVRALGHLATYSSTFPAVASHGEVLELAIQLASSSLEIVYSHFYQFVDRRISYHCDLLTRGMGGVEMESRKAEEWASQLQCWSLQLINCFAFKPEFLFDICKPEFLVKLPAMWGGLVNENSPAGIGLLHTICQHKLGRGPVANCPGVIEALCNIARSSDDWQYMAIDCLLWLLEDQSTSNKVIDKAAPALTDLAEISALGDHKRLGDIIVNVLQERCQAQGTARNYISSRTKEQIDELLSSRQRIKWEKNMPKEDLQIKQAAALVVKLEGNSLFSSGDISGAASKYSEALALCPMKSKKERLVLYSNRAQCYLLLQQPLAAISDATRALCLHNPPNRHAKSLWRRAQAYDMLGLVKESLLDAILFINECSQSNDPDLSLRHNKVPDYAERLVKKQMHAAWLFREAAIKHGGIPTEDGSGDVYGPEADDSEWETASESDVENGGQEADDNEENDDIRKDMYDKSTTKDLVRGYNILLMEDAT